A part of Augochlora pura isolate Apur16 chromosome 1, APUR_v2.2.1, whole genome shotgun sequence genomic DNA contains:
- the LOC144468489 gene encoding zinc finger protein Elbow: MLTSSANQYLRPEYLTPLPTTLDAKKSPLALLAQTCSQIGADTPSNKSLLGSLDKPSSSSSSSSSSGSNKSSKSDQSREKSSPVVASTSTEPAKTNFKPYESCLGREKASSPDEQRSASSHSTSGRSRTPGSSNKRCPSNQSASSVRAVTPQGRRTATPNGEIVARESPASRTSTANMSSSQLECSSSQPVVVSSPSLQSKPSYSPAGVLAMTDPSIKDLPLGTFKPGVSLASSTSAYLGYSHQLPIDVMASSLVSQHHAALKNGLVTGNPYLSYARLKSASGHDALMPVCRDPYCTGCQLNSHLLASSASSIANGKLTSAASGSAPGTCPAGCAQCDHKPGAAAPYGALGVAAYAHAQLAALAAASQLPYVCNWIAGDTAYCGKRFSTSDELLQHLRSHTSVSASGATDPSAATLSLLSPSVGLPPTHPLFSRTYPTPPLSPLATARYHPYGKPSPLLPPSLSSLGLPLPPPHPHNPAGLPPYFSPYSLYGAPRLGAASGMPQ; the protein is encoded by the exons ATGCTTACTTCCAGCGCGAATCAGTACCTCCGTCCGGAATACCTTACGCCGTTGCCTACCACG TTGGACGCGAAGAAGAGTCCGCTAGCCCTGCTTGCTCAAACCTGCAGCCAAATAGGCGCCGACACGCCGTCCAATAAATCTCTGCTAGGCTCGTTGGACaagccgtcgtcgtcgtcgtcgtcgtcgtcgtcgtcgggtaGCAACAAATCGTCCAAGTCGGATCAATCGCGCGAGAAATCGTCGCCGGTGgtcgcgtcgacgtcgacggaaCCGGCCAAGACCAATTTCAAGCCGTACGAGTCGTGCCTGGGTCGCGAGAAGGCGTCGAGCCCGGACGAGCAGAGGTCAGCGTCTAGTCACTCGACTTCCGGCCGATCGAGGACACCCGGCAGCAGCAATAAGCGATGCCCTAGCAATCAGAGCGCCTCGTCGGTCCGCGCGGTGACGCCGCAAGGCCGTAGAACCGCGACGCCGAACGGCGAGATCGTCGCCCGGGAATCACCGGCGTCGAGGACGTCGACGGCGAACATGTCGTCGTCGCAGCTCGAGTGCAGTTCGTCTCAGCCGGTGGTGGTGAGCAGCCCGTCGTTACAGTCGAAGCCGTCTTACAGCCCCGCGGGCGTGTTGGCGATGACGGATCCGTCCATCAAGGACCTACCTCTGGGTACTTTCAAGCCGGGAGTCAGCTTAGCCAGCTCGACGTCCGCCTATCTGGGCTACAGTCATCAGCTGCCGATAGACGTGATGGCCAGCTCGCTGGTGTCCCAGCATCACGCCGCCTTGAAGAACGGCCTGGTGACGGGCAACCCTTACTTGAGCTACGCCAGGCTGAAGAGCGCATCGGGACACGACGCTCTGATGCCGGTCTGCAGGGACCCTTACTGCACCGGTTGCCAGCTGAATTCCCACCTATTGGCTAGCTCGGCCAGCTCGATCGCCAACGGGAAGCTAACCTCCGCAGCCAGTGGCAGCGCACCTGGCACCTGTCCCGCCGGTTGCGCCCAGTGCGATCACAAACCTGGCGCCGCCGCGCCCTACGGAGCCCTGGGGGTTGCCGCGTACGCTCACGCACAGTTGGCAGCTCTGGCGGCGGCCTCCCAGCTACCCTACGTCTGCAACTGGATCGCCGGCGACACCGCCTACTGCGGCAAAAGGTTCTCCACGTCCGACGAGCTGCTCCAGCATCTCAGAAGTCACACCAGCGTCTCGGCCAGCGGGGCCACGGACCCCTCCGccgccaccctctctctcctgtCGCCCTCCGTCGGCCTACCGCCGACGCATCCTTTGTTCTCGAGAACTTATCCGACGCCACCTTTGAGCCCGCTCGCGACGGCGCGTTATCACCCTTACGGGAAACCGTCGCCGTTGCTGCCACCGTCTCTCTCCTCCCTGGGCTTACCGCTTCCGCCGCCGCATCCTCACAACCCCGCAGGCCTGCCACCCTACTTCTCCCCGTACTCGCTCTACGGAGCGCCACGTCTCGGCGCCGCGTCCGGCATGCCGCAATGA